One genomic segment of Hordeum vulgare subsp. vulgare chromosome 2H, MorexV3_pseudomolecules_assembly, whole genome shotgun sequence includes these proteins:
- the LOC123430440 gene encoding ent-isokaurene C2/C3-hydroxylase-like: MFCTQLPAMESWLTLCCIAISTLLALWFSGGKSKPKKHLPPGPWTLPIIGSLHHVLGTLPHRSITDLCRRHGPLLLLKLGEVPTVVVSSAEAVAQVMKTNDIAFSNRQTTELQEIIGFGGKGIIFAPYGDHWRQMRKLCIVELLSSRQVKRMECIRAEEVGSLLRSIIRTTAAGATANLSEMFAVLGNNVVAQAAFGGKFTRQEEFLHAMDQIMDQLGGFCLVDLFPSSRLVRGLSNGERRIKRIRDLIEHIITEIIDERKVARAAGHGACNADDEDLLDVLLRLQGEDSTYPLTREIIVTVLFDMFAAASETTGTTLEWAMSELISHPEVMTKAQLEVRDVLGQGRAIISNSDLAELHYMQMVIKEVLRLHPPAALLPRKTREDCKIMGYDILKDTNIYINVFAISRDRRYWSNPEEFNPERFENNNVDYNGTSFEFTPFGGGRRQCPGIAFASSILVITLVNFLYHFDWMLPDDANSMSLDMSEKFGFTVRRRSDLLLRAIPHVCSKATHI, translated from the exons ATGTTTTGTACTCAGCTGCCTGCCATGGAGAGTTGGTTAACCTTATGTTGCATAGCCATATCCACGTTACTGGCCCTTTGGTTTTCCGGCGGCAAGAGCAAGCCCAAGAAGCACTTGCCTCCCGGGCCATGGACTCTCCCGATCATCGGCAGCCTCCACCACGTCCTCGGCACGCTCCCTCACCGCTCCATCACCGATCTGTGTCGCCGGCATGGGCCACTGTTGCTCCTCAAGCTAGGCGAGGTCCCCACGGTGGTGGTCTCCAGCGCCGAGGCGGTGGCGCAGGTAATGAAGACAAACGACATCGCCTTCTCGAACCGGCAGACCACCGAGCTACAGGAGATCATTGGCTTCGGCGGTAAGGGCATCATCTTCGCCCCCTACGGTGACCACTGGCGCCAGATGCGCAAGCTCTGCATTGTGGAGCTCCTCAGTTCCAGGCAAGTGAAGCGCATGGAGTGCATCAGGGCGGAGGAGGTGGGCAGCCTCCTCCGCTCCATTATCAGGACCACGGCTGCGGGCGCCACCGCCAACCTCAGCGAGATGTTTGCGGTGCTTGGCAACAATGTGGTGGCGCAGGCGGCGTTCGGCGGTAAGTTCACACGGCAGGAGGAGTTCCTCCACGCAATGGACCAAATCATGGACCAGCTGGGGGGCTTCTGCCTGGTCGACCTCTTCCCGTCGTCTCGACTTGTGCGGGGGCTCAGCAATGGCGAGCGCCGCATAAAGAGAATCCGGGACCTCATTGAGCACATCATCACCGAGATCATTGACGAGCGCAAGGTGGCGCGAGCAGCCGGTCACGGCGCATGCAACGCCGACGATGAGGACCTGCTCGACGTGCTGCTCAGGCTGCAAGGGGAGGACTCGACGTACCCTCTAACCAGAGAGATTATAGTCACCGTCTTGTTC GATATGTTTGCAGCTGCCTCAGAGACCACAGGAACCACTTTGGAGTGGGCCATGTCAGAACTAATAAGTCATCCTGAAGTTATGACTAAGGCACAATTAGAGGTTCGAGATGTACTAGGTCAAGGCCGAGCTATCATTAGCAATAGTGATCTTGCAGAACTTCACTACATGCAGATGGTCATCAAGGAGGTTCTTAGATTGCATCCACCTGCCGCTTTACTCCCCCGCAAGACTAGAGAGGACTGCAAAATTATGGGTTATGACATCCTTAAAGATACCAACATATACATCAATGTCTTCGCAATTTCCCGGGACCGTCGGTATTGGAGCAATCCAGAAGAATTTAATCCAGAGAGATTTGAGAACAACAATGTGGATTATAACGGGACAAGTTTTGAATTCACTCCTTTCGGAGGTGGGCGACGACAATGCCCTGGAATAGCATTCGCATCATCAATTTTGGTGATTACCTTGGTAAACTTTCTCTATCACTTTGACTGGATGCTTCCTGACGATGCCAACTCAATGTCACTTGATATGTCTGAGAAATTCGGGTTCACTGTCCGTAGAAGGTCTGACCTACTGCTCAGGGCCATTCCTCATGTATGCTCCAAGGCTACACATATATAG